Proteins encoded in a region of the Paramagnetospirillum magneticum AMB-1 genome:
- a CDS encoding ribonuclease HII has product MPDLALEFEIGGIVCGIDEVGRGPLAGPVVAAAVILDPARLPKTLLERLDDSKKLSKRNREELAELVPATAILGFGEASVEEIDRINILQATFLAMRRAYDALGRECAHALVDGNRPPGLPCPVRCVVGGDGISLSIAAASVVAKVRRDAMMADLARAHPEFGWERNAGYGTAEHLDALKRLGPTPHHRRSFAPVAQYMLF; this is encoded by the coding sequence ATGCCGGACCTGGCTCTGGAATTTGAGATCGGCGGCATCGTCTGCGGCATCGACGAGGTGGGCCGCGGCCCCCTGGCCGGGCCGGTGGTGGCCGCCGCGGTGATCCTCGACCCCGCCCGCCTGCCCAAGACGCTGCTGGAGCGGCTGGACGATTCCAAGAAGCTATCCAAGCGTAACCGCGAAGAACTGGCCGAACTGGTGCCCGCCACCGCCATCCTTGGCTTCGGCGAGGCTTCGGTGGAGGAGATCGACCGGATCAACATCCTGCAGGCGACGTTTCTCGCCATGCGCCGCGCCTATGACGCCCTGGGGCGGGAATGCGCCCATGCGCTGGTCGACGGCAACCGGCCGCCGGGGCTGCCCTGCCCGGTCCGCTGCGTGGTGGGGGGCGACGGCATCTCATTGTCCATCGCCGCCGCCTCGGTGGTGGCCAAGGTGCGGCGCGACGCCATGATGGCCGATCTGGCCCGCGCCCACCCCGAATTCGGCTGGGAGAGGAACGCCGGATACGGTACGGCCGAGCATCTGGACGCCCTGAAACGCCTCGGTCCCACCCCCCATCACCGACGCTCCTTCGCCCCCGTGGCCCAATATATGCTGTTCTAA
- a CDS encoding DUF721 domain-containing protein, which produces MADSKTKPQIKPATKPSDERRTHGLVSIAVPSDRVTRPVFGRHGFVGGALVVDWPAIVGSAVASHTLPLGIRFPPKERVEGTLTVKVDSGAFALEMQHLEPLVLERINGYFGWKAVARLKLRQGPLPEASVRPRTQAPAPPAAPAGAIPAGEQLARVEDPELRAALERLARRLAK; this is translated from the coding sequence ATGGCCGACAGCAAGACCAAGCCCCAAATCAAGCCAGCGACCAAGCCTTCCGACGAGCGCCGTACCCACGGACTGGTCTCCATCGCCGTGCCCAGCGACCGGGTGACGCGTCCGGTTTTCGGCCGCCACGGCTTTGTCGGCGGCGCCCTGGTGGTGGACTGGCCGGCCATCGTCGGCTCGGCGGTGGCCAGCCATACCCTGCCGCTCGGCATCCGGTTCCCGCCCAAGGAGCGGGTCGAGGGCACCTTGACGGTCAAGGTGGATTCCGGCGCCTTCGCCCTGGAGATGCAGCACCTGGAACCGCTGGTTCTGGAGCGGATCAACGGCTATTTCGGCTGGAAGGCGGTGGCCCGCCTGAAGCTGCGCCAGGGTCCCCTGCCCGAGGCTTCGGTCAGGCCCAGGACACAGGCGCCGGCCCCGCCCGCCGCCCCGGCGGGAGCGATCCCGGCCGGCGAGCAGCTAGCCCGGGTCGAGGACCCGGAACTACGCGCCGCGCTCGAACGATTGGCGCGGCGGCTGGCCAAATGA
- a CDS encoding lysozyme, translating into MTRAVNEAGLALTKASEGLRLKSYLCPAHKLTVGYGHTGPDVMDGMTIDEARADELLAADLAHAGDAVTKAVTVDLNDNQYAALCDFVFNLGAGAFQGSTLLKKLNAGDYAGASDEFPKWDKATVDGVKKALPGLTKRRAAERTLFLTAEA; encoded by the coding sequence ATGACACGAGCCGTCAATGAAGCCGGACTGGCCCTCACCAAGGCTTCGGAGGGGCTGCGCCTCAAGAGCTATCTCTGCCCGGCGCACAAGCTGACCGTCGGCTATGGCCATACCGGCCCCGACGTCATGGACGGCATGACCATCGACGAAGCCAGGGCCGACGAGTTGCTGGCCGCCGATCTGGCCCATGCCGGCGATGCCGTCACCAAGGCGGTGACGGTGGATCTGAACGACAATCAATATGCGGCGCTGTGCGATTTCGTCTTCAATCTGGGGGCGGGAGCCTTCCAGGGCTCGACGCTGCTGAAGAAGCTGAACGCCGGCGACTATGCCGGAGCCTCGGATGAATTCCCCAAGTGGGACAAGGCCACCGTGGACGGCGTGAAGAAGGCCCTGCCCGGCCTGACCAAGCGCCGCGCCGCCGAGCGCACCCTGTTCCTGACCGCCGAGGCCTGA
- a CDS encoding site-specific DNA-methyltransferase, whose translation MTLPLNTILSGDCIAMMNSLPAGSVDLIFADPPYNLQLGGELLRPNNSKVEGVDEEWDRFSDFAAYDSFTRDWLKAARRVLKDDGGLWVIGSYHNIFRVGSILQDLGFWMLNDIVWRKSNPMPNFKGTRFTNAHETMIWCAKSSDSRYTFNYDTMKALNDDLQMRSDWTLPLCTGGERLRNAGRKTHPTQKPESLLYRVIMASTKPGDVVLDPFFGTGTTGAVAKKLGRNFIGCERDPEYIAAAKDRIAKVIPVADPSLLLTPSKRAEPRVPFGTVLERGLLTAGDLLFGGTRHDKVAKVRADGTLITDDHRGSIHKVGALVQGAPACNGWTYWHFQASSEDFLPIDVLRQKIRAELH comes from the coding sequence ATGACCCTGCCTCTCAACACCATTCTCTCCGGCGACTGCATCGCCATGATGAACTCCCTGCCCGCCGGTTCGGTGGATCTGATCTTCGCGGATCCGCCCTATAACCTGCAGCTGGGCGGCGAGCTTCTGCGTCCCAACAACTCCAAGGTGGAGGGTGTGGACGAGGAGTGGGACCGCTTCTCGGATTTCGCGGCCTATGACAGCTTCACCCGCGACTGGCTGAAGGCGGCGCGCCGGGTGCTGAAGGACGATGGCGGGCTGTGGGTGATCGGCAGCTACCACAACATCTTCCGCGTCGGCTCGATCCTCCAGGATCTGGGGTTCTGGATGCTGAACGACATCGTCTGGCGCAAGAGCAATCCCATGCCCAATTTCAAGGGCACCCGCTTCACCAACGCCCACGAGACCATGATCTGGTGCGCCAAGTCGTCGGACTCCCGCTACACCTTCAACTACGACACCATGAAGGCGCTGAACGACGATCTGCAGATGCGCAGCGACTGGACCTTGCCGCTGTGCACCGGGGGCGAGCGCCTGAGGAATGCCGGGCGCAAGACCCATCCCACCCAGAAGCCGGAATCCCTGCTGTACCGCGTCATCATGGCCTCGACCAAGCCGGGCGACGTGGTGCTGGACCCCTTCTTCGGCACCGGCACCACCGGGGCGGTGGCCAAGAAGCTGGGCCGCAACTTCATCGGCTGCGAGCGTGATCCCGAATACATCGCCGCCGCCAAGGATCGCATCGCCAAGGTGATTCCGGTGGCCGATCCCTCCTTGCTGCTGACGCCGTCCAAGCGGGCCGAGCCGCGGGTTCCGTTCGGCACCGTGCTGGAGCGCGGGCTGCTCACCGCCGGCGACCTGCTGTTCGGCGGCACCCGGCACGACAAGGTCGCCAAGGTGCGGGCCGACGGCACCCTGATCACCGATGACCATCGCGGCTCGATTCACAAGGTGGGCGCCCTGGTCCAGGGCGCGCCGGCCTGCAACGGCTGGACCTACTGGCACTTCCAGGCTTCGTCCGAGGACTTCCTGCCCATCGACGTGCTGCGCCAGAAGATCCGGGCAGAGCTGCATTGA
- a CDS encoding gamma-glutamylcyclotransferase family protein — protein sequence MPILPPPSPPMFFFGTLMDEDVLTTVLGHPVTPQALEPARLSGWRRLTIAGRTYPMLVPHATGTVDGLLAHGLDERDRSRLDFYEGPEYRVGLLPVRAADGEDVTAEVYLCLNDVIANRNEWRLGTWRLRHKRAALARIRALMAGWRD from the coding sequence TTGCCGATCCTTCCCCCGCCCAGCCCCCCCATGTTCTTCTTCGGCACCCTGATGGACGAGGACGTGCTGACCACCGTCCTGGGCCACCCGGTCACGCCGCAGGCCCTGGAGCCCGCCCGGCTGTCCGGCTGGCGCCGCCTGACCATCGCCGGGCGAACCTACCCCATGCTGGTCCCCCACGCCACCGGGACGGTAGACGGTCTTCTGGCCCATGGCCTGGACGAGCGCGACCGCAGCCGGCTCGATTTCTACGAAGGACCGGAATACCGGGTTGGGCTGCTGCCGGTGCGGGCGGCGGATGGTGAGGACGTGACCGCCGAGGTCTATCTCTGCCTAAACGACGTGATTGCCAACCGGAACGAATGGCGCCTGGGAACCTGGCGCCTGCGCCACAAGCGGGCCGCGCTGGCCCGCATCCGCGCCCTAATGGCGGGATGGCGGGATTAG
- the mutY gene encoding A/G-specific adenine glycosylase: MPAFDPASLLLAWYDRDRRVLPWRYAPGEAADPYHVWLSEVMLQQTTVAAVIPYFQAFIRRWPRVGDLAAAATEEVMAAWAGLGYYARARNLHACAKLVAEWRGGRFPEDEAGLRQLPGIGDYTAAAIAAIAFGHRAVVVDGNVERVMARMFAVTDPLPAAKPRLKELAATLTPDDRAGDYAQAVMDLGATICTPRSPACGLCPWRPGCRAQALGLAESLPAKVEKAERPTRRGVVFWLTAPDGSVLLRRRPPKGLLGGMMEFPSTDWRDAAWSLDEAAPSAPLAPKSWRLLPGLVTHTFTHFHLELTVAAGRTPAQPAVRGVWCPLDRLEEQALPTLMRKVARHALAKAY; the protein is encoded by the coding sequence ATGCCTGCCTTCGACCCCGCCTCCCTGCTGCTTGCCTGGTACGACCGCGACCGCCGGGTCCTGCCCTGGCGCTACGCCCCGGGCGAGGCCGCCGACCCCTATCACGTCTGGCTGTCCGAGGTGATGCTGCAGCAGACGACGGTGGCGGCGGTGATTCCCTATTTCCAGGCCTTCATCCGCCGCTGGCCCCGGGTGGGCGACCTGGCCGCCGCCGCCACCGAGGAGGTGATGGCCGCCTGGGCCGGTCTCGGCTATTACGCCCGGGCGCGCAACCTGCACGCCTGCGCCAAGCTGGTGGCCGAGTGGCGGGGCGGACGCTTTCCCGAGGACGAGGCGGGCTTGCGGCAATTGCCCGGCATCGGCGACTACACCGCCGCCGCCATCGCCGCCATCGCCTTCGGCCACCGGGCGGTGGTGGTGGACGGCAATGTGGAGCGGGTGATGGCCCGCATGTTCGCGGTGACCGACCCGCTGCCCGCCGCCAAGCCGCGCCTCAAGGAATTGGCCGCCACCCTGACTCCCGATGACCGGGCCGGCGATTACGCCCAGGCGGTGATGGATCTGGGCGCCACCATCTGCACGCCGCGCAGCCCGGCCTGCGGCCTGTGCCCCTGGCGGCCCGGCTGCCGCGCCCAGGCCCTGGGGCTGGCCGAATCCCTGCCGGCCAAGGTGGAAAAGGCCGAACGCCCGACCCGGCGGGGCGTGGTCTTCTGGCTCACCGCCCCCGACGGCTCGGTACTGCTGCGCCGCCGCCCACCCAAGGGGTTGCTGGGCGGCATGATGGAGTTTCCCTCCACCGACTGGCGGGATGCGGCCTGGAGCCTGGACGAAGCCGCGCCATCCGCGCCGCTGGCGCCCAAATCCTGGCGATTGCTGCCCGGTCTGGTCACCCACACCTTCACCCATTTTCACCTGGAACTGACGGTGGCGGCGGGACGCACCCCTGCCCAGCCGGCGGTTCGTGGTGTATGGTGCCCCCTGGACCGGCTGGAGGAACAGGCGCTGCCCACCCTGATGCGCAAGGTGGCGCGTCACGCCCTGGCCAAGGCTTATTGA
- a CDS encoding DsbA family protein: protein MKPFYRLLAAVAALFLVTQTAAAAADLSYSIDQVLGKPDAPITVIEYASTTCPHCATFHKTTLPKFKSEWVETGKAKLIYRDFPTGPRGLSVGASMIAHCAGPDRYFGLLALIMEQQEKWMNSQNPLVELKKLAKLAGLGEDKVDDCLKRQDLANAINERAKEGNEKLGVESTPSLIIAGKVIPGAIPYDELDKLLKAASK, encoded by the coding sequence GTGAAGCCGTTCTATCGTCTGCTTGCTGCCGTCGCCGCGCTGTTTCTGGTGACCCAGACCGCCGCCGCCGCCGCCGACCTCAGCTATTCCATCGACCAGGTCCTGGGCAAGCCCGACGCGCCCATCACGGTGATCGAGTACGCCTCGACCACCTGCCCGCACTGCGCCACCTTCCACAAGACCACGCTGCCCAAGTTCAAATCCGAGTGGGTCGAGACCGGCAAGGCCAAGCTGATCTACCGCGACTTCCCCACCGGGCCGCGCGGCCTGTCGGTAGGCGCCTCGATGATCGCCCATTGCGCCGGGCCGGACCGTTATTTCGGCCTGCTGGCCCTGATCATGGAGCAGCAGGAGAAGTGGATGAACTCGCAGAACCCGCTGGTCGAGCTGAAGAAGCTGGCCAAGCTGGCCGGTCTGGGCGAGGACAAGGTGGATGATTGCCTGAAGCGCCAGGATCTGGCCAACGCCATCAACGAGCGCGCCAAGGAGGGCAACGAGAAGCTGGGCGTGGAAAGCACCCCCTCGCTGATCATCGCCGGCAAGGTCATCCCCGGCGCCATTCCCTATGACGAGTTGGACAAGCTGCTGAAGGCCGCGTCCAAGTAG
- the magA gene encoding iron transporter MagA, translating to MELHHPELTYAAIVALAAVLCGGMMTRLKQPAVVGYILAGVVLGPSGFGLVSNRDAVATLAEFGVLMLLFVIGMKLDIIRFLEVWKTAIFTTVLQIAGSVGTALLLRHGLGWSLGLAVVLGCAVAVSSTAVVIKVLESSDELDTPVGRTTLGILIAQDMAVVPMMLVLESFETKALLPADMARVVLSVLFLVLLFWWLSKRRIDLPITARLSRDSDLATLSTLAWCFGTAAISGVLDLSPAYGAFLGGVVLGNSAQRDMLLKRAQPIGSVLLMVFFLSIGLLLDFKFIWKNLGTVLTLLAMVTLFKTALNVTALRLARQDWPSAFLAGVALAQIGEFSFLLAETGKAVKLISAQETKLVVAVTVLSLVLSPFWLFTMRRMHRVAAVHVHSFRDLVTRLYGDEARAFARTARRARVLVRRGSWRDDPNAGPGSGI from the coding sequence ATGGAACTGCATCATCCCGAACTGACCTATGCCGCCATCGTCGCCCTGGCCGCCGTGCTGTGCGGCGGGATGATGACGCGCCTGAAGCAGCCGGCCGTCGTCGGCTACATCCTGGCGGGGGTGGTGCTGGGACCCAGCGGCTTCGGGCTGGTGAGCAACCGCGACGCCGTGGCCACCCTGGCCGAGTTCGGCGTGCTGATGCTGCTGTTCGTCATCGGCATGAAGCTGGACATCATCCGCTTTCTCGAAGTGTGGAAGACGGCCATCTTCACCACGGTTCTGCAGATCGCCGGCAGCGTGGGCACGGCCCTGCTGCTGCGTCACGGCCTGGGCTGGAGCCTGGGGCTGGCGGTGGTGCTGGGCTGTGCCGTGGCGGTGTCGTCCACCGCCGTAGTGATCAAGGTGCTGGAATCCTCGGACGAGCTGGACACGCCGGTCGGCCGCACCACCCTTGGCATCCTGATCGCCCAGGACATGGCGGTGGTGCCCATGATGCTGGTGCTGGAATCCTTCGAGACCAAGGCGCTGCTGCCCGCCGACATGGCCCGGGTGGTGCTGTCGGTGCTGTTCCTGGTGCTGCTGTTCTGGTGGCTGTCCAAGCGCCGCATCGACCTGCCGATCACCGCCCGGCTTTCCCGCGATTCTGACCTTGCCACCCTGTCGACCCTGGCCTGGTGTTTCGGCACCGCCGCCATCTCCGGCGTGCTGGACTTGTCGCCGGCCTATGGCGCCTTCCTGGGCGGCGTGGTGCTGGGCAATTCCGCCCAGCGCGACATGCTGTTGAAGCGTGCCCAGCCCATCGGCAGCGTGCTGCTGATGGTGTTCTTCCTGTCCATCGGGCTGCTGCTCGACTTCAAGTTCATCTGGAAGAATCTGGGCACCGTTCTCACCCTGCTGGCCATGGTGACCCTGTTCAAGACGGCGCTGAACGTCACGGCGCTGCGCCTGGCGCGGCAGGACTGGCCCAGCGCCTTCCTGGCCGGCGTGGCCCTGGCCCAGATCGGCGAGTTCTCGTTCCTGCTGGCCGAGACCGGCAAGGCGGTCAAGCTGATCAGCGCCCAGGAGACCAAGCTGGTGGTGGCGGTCACCGTGCTGTCCCTGGTGCTGTCGCCGTTCTGGCTGTTCACCATGCGGCGCATGCACCGGGTGGCGGCGGTGCATGTCCATTCGTTCCGCGATCTGGTCACGCGGCTGTATGGCGACGAGGCCCGCGCTTTCGCCCGCACCGCGCGGCGGGCCCGTGTGCTGGTGCGGCGTGGTTCCTGGAGGGATGACCCCAATGCCGGACCTGGCTCTGGAATTTGA
- a CDS encoding AAA family ATPase translates to MIQFTKLRLSGFKSFVDPAELVIEPGMTGVVGPNGCGKSNLIEALRWVMGETSARQMRGGEMDDVIFGGTSGRPARNVAEVMLGLDNTARTAPPQFDRDEIEVMRRIERGNGSNYRINGLDTRARDVQLLFADAATGARSSGLVSQGKVGQLINAKPADRRSLLEEAAGISGLYSRRHEAELRLKNAELNLSRLDDVLATLDEQLKSLQKQARQANRYRTLSEQIRRVEAQVLYLGWLEALVTVDAARAAFRESEMRVEEATSHAANASALQAETAAGLPDLRRADAEAAALLQKAMAEREQLEAEEGRLAELRRDLERRLEQAGADLQREHARAADAVGALARLEEERALLAEAGEGEAEAKLLAEQAVDLAAEAVVQVEQELSALMEEVAAADAERAAALRRLGECETRLGRMAERLGVAERQKAEIEGESIDRSDLTALEMELEETLEFLEESREQAESADRRRVEALAARESARDAFQVASAARSRLQAEADGLRQVLAQGKGGDHRPVLDDVSARTGFEPALAAALGEDLSAPLDPSAPLHWEDLGPLDHPPALPDGAEPLARFVAAPAPLARRLAQVGVVKDAAAGEALRSLLAVGQRLVTPEGDLWRWDGYVARAGAPSPMALRLAQRNRLRELEASLDDASMGVEEAEEKVETATREVEFAAEAERRAKEAVKQAEAEAAKARDSHARLSQRFAAFETRMAAATQAWTDASADHAQAEADLAEARGAVAAFPESSDGRDKVNLLRASLAERRSVLVEARSALDGVAREGAERRRRLDALDGDAKSWRTRAEAAKAHVEELAERREEIALEMERLASLPDTFARRRSDLLERLEAAEAARKAAADALIGAEQLLGEADRRMREAEALLANAREERIRREAAVSAADQACRAVAVRIGERLDMTPEQLREVAGLVEEERPDPEELQRKFDRLSRERDNMGPVNLRAEQEVEELEARIGGMVAEKDDLVSAIAKLRHAIGDLNREGRERLLASFQAVDQHFRDLFVKLFGGGRAHLALTESADPLEAGLEIMASPPGKRLQQLSLLSGGEQALTALALLFAVFMTNPAPICVLDEVDAPLDDANVDRFCSLVEGIAGVTKTRFLIVTHHRMTMARMDRLYGVTMAERGVSQLVSVDLAQAELLRDKVLV, encoded by the coding sequence GTGATCCAGTTCACCAAGCTGCGTCTGTCGGGCTTCAAGTCCTTCGTCGATCCGGCGGAGCTCGTGATCGAGCCCGGCATGACCGGCGTGGTCGGCCCCAACGGCTGCGGCAAGTCCAATCTCATCGAAGCGCTGCGCTGGGTCATGGGCGAGACCTCGGCCCGGCAGATGCGCGGCGGCGAGATGGACGACGTCATCTTCGGCGGCACCTCGGGCCGCCCGGCCCGCAACGTGGCCGAGGTGATGCTGGGCCTCGACAACACGGCGCGCACCGCGCCGCCCCAGTTCGACCGCGACGAGATCGAGGTCATGCGCCGCATTGAGCGGGGCAATGGCTCGAACTACCGCATCAACGGCCTCGATACCCGTGCCCGCGATGTCCAGTTGCTGTTCGCTGACGCGGCGACGGGCGCGCGCTCGTCGGGGCTGGTCAGCCAGGGCAAGGTCGGCCAGCTGATCAACGCCAAGCCCGCCGACCGCCGCTCGCTGCTGGAAGAGGCGGCGGGCATCTCCGGCCTGTACTCCCGCCGGCATGAAGCTGAACTGCGCCTCAAGAACGCCGAACTCAACCTGTCCCGTCTGGACGACGTGCTCGCCACCCTGGACGAGCAGTTGAAGTCGCTGCAAAAGCAGGCGCGCCAGGCCAACCGCTACCGGACCCTTTCCGAGCAGATCCGCCGGGTCGAGGCCCAGGTGCTGTATCTCGGCTGGCTGGAGGCCCTGGTCACCGTCGACGCCGCCCGCGCCGCCTTCCGCGAATCCGAGATGAGGGTGGAGGAGGCCACCTCCCACGCCGCCAATGCCTCGGCGCTGCAGGCGGAAACCGCCGCCGGACTGCCGGATCTGCGCCGCGCCGACGCCGAAGCCGCCGCCCTGCTGCAAAAGGCCATGGCCGAGCGCGAGCAGCTCGAGGCCGAGGAAGGCCGGTTGGCCGAACTGCGCCGCGACCTGGAGCGCCGGCTGGAGCAGGCCGGGGCCGATCTCCAGCGCGAACACGCCCGCGCCGCCGATGCCGTCGGAGCCCTGGCCCGGCTGGAGGAGGAGCGCGCCCTGCTGGCCGAGGCGGGTGAGGGCGAGGCCGAGGCCAAGCTGCTGGCCGAACAGGCCGTGGATCTGGCCGCCGAGGCGGTGGTCCAGGTGGAACAGGAACTGTCCGCCCTGATGGAAGAGGTGGCCGCCGCCGATGCCGAGCGGGCGGCGGCGCTGCGCCGGCTGGGCGAATGCGAGACGCGGCTCGGCCGGATGGCCGAGCGCCTGGGCGTGGCCGAGCGCCAGAAGGCCGAGATCGAGGGCGAGAGCATCGACCGCTCGGACCTCACCGCCCTGGAAATGGAGCTGGAGGAAACGCTGGAATTCCTGGAGGAATCCCGCGAACAGGCCGAAAGCGCCGACCGTCGCCGGGTGGAAGCCCTGGCGGCCCGCGAATCCGCCCGCGACGCCTTCCAGGTGGCCAGCGCCGCCCGGTCGCGGCTGCAGGCCGAGGCCGATGGGCTGCGTCAGGTGCTGGCCCAGGGCAAGGGCGGCGATCACCGCCCGGTGCTGGACGACGTCTCGGCGCGCACCGGCTTCGAACCCGCCTTGGCCGCCGCCCTGGGCGAGGACCTCTCCGCCCCGCTGGACCCGTCCGCGCCGCTGCATTGGGAGGATCTGGGGCCGCTGGACCATCCGCCGGCGCTGCCCGACGGCGCCGAGCCGCTGGCCCGCTTCGTGGCGGCGCCCGCCCCGCTGGCGCGGCGCCTCGCCCAGGTCGGCGTGGTCAAGGATGCCGCCGCCGGGGAAGCTCTGCGGTCGCTGCTGGCCGTGGGCCAGCGTCTGGTGACCCCCGAAGGCGATCTGTGGCGCTGGGACGGCTATGTGGCCCGCGCGGGCGCGCCGTCGCCCATGGCCCTGCGTCTGGCCCAGCGCAACCGGCTGCGCGAGCTTGAAGCCTCCCTCGATGATGCCTCCATGGGCGTGGAGGAGGCCGAGGAAAAGGTCGAGACCGCCACCCGCGAGGTGGAATTCGCCGCCGAGGCCGAGCGCCGCGCCAAGGAGGCGGTGAAGCAGGCCGAGGCCGAAGCCGCCAAGGCCCGCGACTCCCATGCCCGGCTGTCGCAGCGCTTCGCCGCCTTCGAGACCCGCATGGCGGCCGCCACCCAGGCCTGGACCGATGCCAGCGCCGACCACGCCCAGGCCGAGGCCGATCTGGCCGAGGCGCGGGGTGCCGTCGCCGCCTTCCCCGAGTCCAGCGATGGCCGCGACAAGGTCAATCTGCTGCGCGCCAGTCTGGCCGAGCGCCGCTCCGTCCTGGTGGAGGCCCGCTCGGCCCTGGACGGCGTGGCCCGCGAAGGCGCCGAACGCCGCCGCCGCCTGGATGCGCTGGACGGCGACGCCAAATCCTGGCGGACCCGCGCCGAGGCGGCCAAGGCCCATGTGGAGGAACTGGCCGAGCGGCGCGAGGAGATCGCCCTGGAGATGGAGCGTCTGGCCAGTCTGCCCGACACCTTCGCCCGGCGACGCAGCGATCTGCTGGAGCGGCTGGAAGCGGCGGAAGCGGCGCGCAAGGCCGCCGCCGACGCCCTGATCGGCGCCGAGCAGCTTCTGGGCGAGGCCGACCGCCGCATGCGGGAAGCCGAGGCCCTGCTGGCCAATGCCCGCGAGGAGCGCATCCGCCGCGAGGCCGCCGTCTCGGCCGCCGATCAGGCCTGTCGCGCCGTGGCGGTGCGCATCGGCGAGCGCCTGGACATGACGCCCGAGCAATTGCGCGAGGTGGCCGGTCTGGTGGAGGAGGAGCGTCCCGATCCCGAGGAACTGCAGCGCAAGTTCGACCGCCTGTCGCGCGAACGCGACAACATGGGTCCGGTCAACCTGCGCGCCGAGCAGGAGGTGGAGGAACTGGAGGCCCGAATCGGCGGCATGGTGGCGGAAAAGGATGATCTGGTCTCGGCCATCGCCAAGCTGCGCCACGCCATCGGCGACCTCAACCGCGAGGGGCGCGAACGCCTGCTGGCCAGCTTCCAGGCGGTGGACCAGCATTTCCGCGATCTGTTCGTCAAGCTGTTCGGCGGCGGCCGCGCCCATCTGGCGCTGACCGAATCCGCCGACCCCCTGGAAGCCGGGCTGGAGATCATGGCCAGCCCCCCGGGGAAAAGGCTGCAGCAGCTTTCGCTGCTGTCGGGCGGCGAGCAGGCCCTGACCGCTCTCGCCCTGCTGTTCGCGGTGTTCATGACCAACCCCGCCCCCATCTGCGTGCTGGACGAGGTGGACGCTCCGCTCGACGACGCCAATGTCGACCGCTTCTGCTCGCTGGTGGAAGGCATCGCCGGCGTCACCAAGACCCGCTTCCTCATCGTCACCCACCACCGCATGACCATGGCCCGCATGGACCGCCTGTACGGCGTCACCATGGCCGAACGCGGCGTGTCGCAACTGGTCTCGGTGGACCTGGCCCAGGCCGAGCTGCTGCGGGACAAGGTTTTGGTTTAG